A genomic segment from Zygotorulaspora mrakii chromosome 1, complete sequence encodes:
- a CDS encoding aldo/keto reductase, whose product MGLVKQVKFGNTGLKISPIIVGCMSYGSKEWWPWVLDDKEEIFGILKYCYDHGIRTFDTADVYSNGKSERLLGEFLRHYNINRETVVILSKVFFAVDESIDLPQKTIAHKDDKLAMILANEGGLSRKHIMDGVAKSVERLGTYIDVLQIHRMDYNTPMEETMKALNDVIERGDVRYIGASTMKATEFAEMQFIAEKNNWFKFASWQSRYNLVYREDEREVIPFAKRHDIALIPWSPNNRGVLTRPWGQTTARTGADPRLLEASEVDKEIIKRIEKVAKDKGLSMAQVSCAWVLSKGCYPIIGMSSIERAKEAIETVEVTLTVEECKYLEECYQPKPVQ is encoded by the coding sequence ATGGGTTTAGTTAAGCAAGttaaatttggaaatacaGGTCTAAAAATCTCACCTATCATTGTAGGCTGTATGTCATATGGTTCTAAGGAGTGGTGGCCGTGGGTGCTGGATGATAAAGAAGAGATATTTGGGATATTGAAGTACTGTTATGACCACGGTATTCGCACATTCGATACTGCTGATGTCTACAGTAATGGTAAAAGTGAACGTTTGTTGGGGGAGTTTTTGAGGCACTACAATATCAACAGAGAAACTGTTGTTATTCTTTCTAAGGTTTTTTTTGCCGTGGACGAGTCCATAGATCTTCCTCAAAAAACGATAGCCCATAAAGATGATAAACTAGCCATGATTCTAGCTAACGAAGGCGGGTTATCGCGCAAGCACATAATGGATGGGGTGGCTAAGTCTGTCGAAAGATTAGGAACCTATATAGATGTGCTCCAGATTCACAGAATGGATTACAATACGCCAATGGAGGAAACAATGAAAGCCTTGAATGATGTTATCGAGAGAGGTGATGTCAGATACATTGGAGCTTCCACTATGAAGGCCACTGAGTTTGCAGAAATGCAATTCATCGCTGAAAAGAACAATTGGTTCAAGTTTGCAAGTTGGCAATCCAGGTACAATCTGGTATATAGAGAGGACGAAAGAGAGGTCATTCCATTTGCAAAGAGACACGATATTGCCTTGATTCCCTGGTCCCCTAACAACAGAGGAGTTTTGACCAGACCGTGGGGACAAACAACGGCGAGAACTGGCGCCGACCCACGTTTGCTGGAGGCTTCAGAAGTGGACAAAGAAATCATTAAACGTATCGAAAAAGTTGCCAAAGATAAAGGTCTGAGTATGGCACAGGTCTCATGCGCATGGGTCTTGAGTAAAGGTTGCTATCCTATTATCGGCATGAGTTCTATTGAACGTGCTAAGGAGGCGATTGAAACAGTTGAAGTGACTCTAACAGTAGAAGAATGCAAGTATCTGGAAGAGTGTTACCAGCCTAAACCTGTACAATAA